Proteins found in one Anopheles aquasalis chromosome 3, idAnoAquaMG_Q_19, whole genome shotgun sequence genomic segment:
- the LOC126574381 gene encoding 39S ribosomal protein L32, mitochondrial-like yields MARLLQRIADKLQYNLLVLEHHFFGANRHPPGGFVLVVDEELPMEPSTSGTFSLSDLLADGILWAVPKHRRTVEKRHQRKYGSPEYKLKILTPKTHLRSCSTCGSDHEVGVLCPTCYRQVKNETEQMQKKIEQELKLDPVDREVVVLYNSEKEEQPAEFRLDKRIVEMQKQRPLWFSRNLLQKATQTTVSDEEKPGVDKLG; encoded by the exons ATGGCTCGATTGTTGCAAAGGATTGCCGATAAACTACAGTATAATTTATTGGTGCTGGAGCACCATTTCTTCGGTGCCAACCGGCATCCTCCAG GAGGATTTGTACTGGTTGTCGACGAAGAACTGCCGATGGAACCGTCTACAAGTGGCACTTTTTCGTTATCGGATCTCCTGGCCGATGGGATCTTATGGGCTGTGCCAAAGCATCGGCGTACCGTAGAGAAGCGGCACCAGCGCAAGTACGGTTCACCCGAATATAAGCTGAAAATATTGACCCCCAAAACGCACCTACGGTCCTGCTCCACGTGTGGAAGCGACCATGAGGTTGGTGTGCTTTGTC CAACCTGTTATCGACAAGTGAAAAACGAAACCGAGCAGATGCAGAAGAAAATCGAACAAGAGCTTAAGCTGGATCCGGTGGACAGAGAAGTGGTGGTACTGTACAacagcgagaaagaggaaCAACCGGCGGAATTTCGGTTGGACAAGCGTATCGTTGAGATGCAGAAGCAGCGTCCGCTGTGGTTTAGCAGAAATTTGCTGCAGAAAGCTACACAGACCACGGTCTCGGACGAGGAAAAGCCGGGTGTAGATAAGCTGGGATAA
- the LOC126574380 gene encoding uncharacterized protein LOC126574380: protein MPRAVKCRTEVLIVLLLVPAVTLAASTYPPKQYKCSIINEAGFCFVENVLLDVSTNGGATELNVQFPKHPTLLIKSGSIPYFSKEVFALFADTRQLHLYNNTCIRRMLIAGTANLTEINVQRNGLTEVEVEPVENRELKVLSIVHNALVTVPRNIRFLVGLEKLYLYNNSIEYFDLELLANTTSTLKILSIYDNRIKAIDSRLGLQFVKLQTLSLSKNKLTFVPYFSEAFPALTVVSLRKNPWNCQWLRTAAGYIKAHQIQIVRKDATCRDQWVNEICCTHTVMDFLFDRQTVQLEQERDLVRNLTSANQRLRETVHRLETEVQHLNGRLPVDEGADAKTDGKADDAINLH, encoded by the coding sequence ATGCCACGGGCTGTTAAATGTCGTACAGAAGTGCTGATTGTACTGCTTCTAGTGCCCGCGGTGACACTGGCGGCCAGTACCTACCCACCGAAGCAGTACAAGTGTTCCATCATCAATGAGGCCGGATtttgtttcgtggaaaatgtgCTTCTGGACGTTTCCACCAATGGTGGAGCGACGGAGTTAAACGTTCAGTTCCCGAAGCATCCCACACTGCTGATCAAGTCCGGATCGATACCGTACTTTAGTAAGGAAGTGTTTGCACTGTTCGCTGACACTCGCCAGTTGCATCTGTACAACAATACCTGCATTCGGCGGATGTTGATCGCCGGGACTGCCAACCTGACGGAGATCAACGTGCAGCGCAACGGGTTGACGGAGGTGGAGGTCGAACCGGTGGAAAATCGTGAACTGAAGGTGCTCTCCATCGTGCACAACGCACTGGTGACTGTGCCACGCAACATTCGCTTTCTGGTCGGACTGGAAAAGCTGTATCTGTACAACAACTCCATCGAGTACTTTGATCTTGAGCTGCTCGCCAATACGACGAGCACACTGAAGATTCTGTCGATCTACGATAACCGAATCAAGGCGATCGATTCCCGGTTGGGGCTTCAGTTCGTGAAGCTGCAGACCCTTTCGCTGAGCAAGAACAAGCTGACGTTTGTTCCTTACTTCAGTGAGGCTTTCCCCGCGCTGACGGTGGTGTCGCTGCGCAAAAACCCCTGGAACTGCCAATGGTTGCGTACGGCTGCGGGGTACATCAAGGCGCACCAGATTCAGATCGTGCGCAAGGATGCGACCTGCCGGGATCAGTGGGTGAACGAGATCTGCTGCACACACACGGTGATGGATTTCTTGTTCGATCGGCAAACGGTACAGCTCGAGCAGGAGCGTGACCTGGTGCGCAATCTGACCAGCGCCAACCAGCGATTGCGCGAGACGGTGCACCGGCTCGAAACCGAAGTACAGCATCTCAATGGCAGATTGCCGGTGGACGAGGGGGCGGATGCAAAAACCGACGGGAAGGCAGACGATGCGATCAATCTCCATTGA